One Deinococcus ruber genomic window carries:
- a CDS encoding transposase, giving the protein MAKRKQYTKEFKLEAVRLANEPDQSFLQVSKNLGVSDSALHRWARELGTQGSVAFPGHGKMGLTTEQAEIKRLQRELDIAR; this is encoded by the coding sequence ATGGCCAAACGCAAGCAATACACCAAAGAGTTCAAGCTGGAGGCCGTCCGGCTCGCGAACGAGCCGGACCAGAGCTTCCTCCAAGTCTCCAAGAACCTGGGCGTCAGTGACTCGGCGCTGCACCGCTGGGCTCGCGAGCTGGGCACGCAGGGCTCGGTAGCCTTTCCCGGTCACGGGAAAATGGGTCTGACGACGGAACAGGCGGAAATCAAGCGACTGCAGCGCGAACTGGACATCGCCCG